One region of Candidatus Neomarinimicrobiota bacterium genomic DNA includes:
- the queA gene encoding tRNA preQ1(34) S-adenosylmethionine ribosyltransferase-isomerase QueA codes for MAAFNNVDPVLQSEKAHSDDFLYDLPDDLIAEHPANPRDASQLMVVRREESEKEFIRFRDVIKYLNPGDVLVVNNSKVYPAKFDTIKVETGDHIDVFLLRELEPGVWEAQVSPPRKVRIGNTLEFDKGLRSDIVDNTVSSGRVIQFQNRGADTNEILRELGKMPLPRYINREPIPSDREKYQTIFAKKPGSVAVPAGALHFTEELVNDLTDYGVHIAEITVHLGLGGYERVTLSEIDKYSMNAEYYNISVESADIINEAKDNGNKVIAVGASVVRALLSSHFKGRKVIPKENWTDLFVFPPFHFHLLDGIISNFHQPQAPSLLMQSAFYGKEKTIEAYEVAVKEKMRFEAFGDALMILR; via the coding sequence ATGGCCGCTTTTAATAATGTCGATCCGGTGTTGCAGTCGGAAAAAGCCCACTCAGATGATTTTCTTTATGATTTACCGGATGACCTGATTGCCGAACATCCTGCTAATCCCAGGGATGCCAGCCAATTAATGGTTGTACGGAGAGAAGAATCAGAAAAGGAATTTATCCGGTTCCGCGATGTCATCAAATATTTAAATCCGGGTGATGTCCTCGTGGTGAATAATTCGAAGGTCTATCCGGCCAAGTTCGATACCATCAAGGTCGAAACAGGCGATCATATCGATGTATTTCTTCTGCGTGAACTGGAGCCAGGTGTTTGGGAAGCCCAGGTTTCGCCACCGCGCAAGGTGCGTATAGGAAACACACTGGAATTCGACAAGGGCTTGCGGAGCGATATTGTTGATAATACGGTATCCAGCGGGCGGGTTATTCAGTTTCAGAACCGGGGAGCGGATACCAATGAAATTCTCCGGGAATTGGGGAAAATGCCGCTGCCACGGTATATCAACAGGGAGCCAATACCGTCGGATCGGGAAAAATACCAGACTATCTTTGCAAAAAAACCCGGATCGGTTGCTGTACCAGCCGGTGCGTTGCACTTTACGGAAGAACTGGTTAACGACCTGACAGATTACGGTGTCCACATCGCCGAAATTACCGTCCACCTTGGTCTCGGCGGATACGAACGGGTAACACTGAGTGAAATCGACAAATATTCCATGAACGCCGAATATTATAACATCTCAGTAGAGAGCGCTGACATCATAAACGAGGCGAAAGACAACGGGAACAAGGTAATTGCCGTTGGCGCTTCGGTGGTCAGGGCATTGTTGTCGTCTCACTTTAAGGGACGAAAGGTAATTCCCAAGGAAAACTGGACTGATCTGTTCGTTTTTCCTCCGTTTCACTTCCACCTTCTGGACGGAATTATCAGTAATTTCCATCAGCCGCAGGCGCCGTCACTGCTGATGCAGAGCGCTTTCTATGGAAAAGAAAAGACCATTGAGGCATATGAGGTTGCAGTGAAGGAAAAAATGCGATTTGAGGCCTTTGGGGACGCACTAATGATACTCCGGTAA
- a CDS encoding TolC family protein — protein sequence MNNPEKITRTIFIAATVLSAVLFTAKVGIAQRADSAAIPVDLEDNGQDRIVTVKQAVEIALANNTQMKQALLSVKDADQQVLSAWGEVMPSISSDMSYTRNMEIPVNFIPARVFDPSAPAGQLVPVQFGTDNNWSGGITINQTLFSGQALVGISSSAVYKLVQSENYRATSQQIVTQTRIAYYNVLIAEERLSLQQASIRRLEKNLKENQARQRAGLLDEYDVLRVEVQLSNQRPQLTQAEYAVSKAYRELKITMGLPLEFDFRVEGNLREYNLSDRSSADSVNASLKSLDTMTPLVLDPSIGLTEKAFDLRGDLRILDARDELTDRQLLAARSRYFPSLSASYQLRWNASERGDPNFFASDRQRARSQAISLSFSLPLFQGMQRHTAVQRAQIQEKEIALQRENARRAAKNEIQSARESIRQALETEEARIKALRQARRGYEIANTRLDQGIGSQLDVTNAEIQYREAELNYAVMVFNYLRAKARYDQALGMVPFVDKTTNPIEEGQ from the coding sequence ATGAATAATCCAGAAAAAATAACCCGAACCATTTTTATCGCTGCGACAGTATTATCCGCTGTTCTTTTCACGGCCAAAGTTGGCATTGCCCAACGGGCGGATTCAGCGGCAATACCAGTCGACCTTGAGGACAACGGCCAAGACAGGATAGTTACGGTCAAGCAGGCAGTGGAAATCGCTCTGGCAAATAATACCCAGATGAAACAGGCATTACTTTCAGTGAAAGATGCCGATCAGCAGGTACTTTCCGCCTGGGGTGAAGTGATGCCCAGTATCTCCTCCGATATGAGTTATACCAGAAATATGGAGATCCCGGTTAATTTTATCCCCGCCCGGGTGTTCGATCCCTCCGCCCCAGCCGGACAACTGGTGCCGGTACAGTTCGGCACGGACAATAACTGGTCCGGAGGCATTACCATAAATCAGACCCTTTTCAGCGGCCAGGCGCTGGTAGGGATCAGCAGTTCGGCGGTGTACAAGTTGGTGCAATCAGAGAATTACCGGGCGACCTCCCAGCAAATCGTCACCCAGACCAGAATTGCATATTATAATGTATTGATTGCCGAAGAACGTCTCTCCCTCCAGCAGGCCTCCATCAGGCGCCTCGAGAAGAACCTGAAGGAAAACCAAGCCAGGCAGCGCGCAGGGCTGCTGGACGAATATGACGTACTCCGGGTCGAAGTACAGTTAAGCAATCAGCGCCCGCAACTCACCCAGGCGGAGTACGCGGTGTCCAAAGCCTATCGTGAGTTGAAAATCACCATGGGATTACCCCTGGAGTTTGACTTCAGGGTGGAGGGCAACCTTAGGGAGTATAACCTTTCTGATCGGTCGTCGGCGGATTCCGTCAATGCGAGTCTGAAATCACTGGATACAATGACCCCGTTGGTTTTGGATCCGTCCATTGGATTGACAGAAAAAGCGTTTGACCTTCGGGGAGATTTACGCATCCTGGATGCCAGAGATGAACTCACCGATCGCCAACTACTTGCGGCCCGTAGCCGGTACTTCCCTTCACTCTCGGCATCGTATCAATTGCGTTGGAATGCTTCTGAGCGTGGCGATCCCAACTTTTTCGCCTCGGACAGGCAGCGAGCCCGTTCCCAGGCGATCTCCCTGAGCTTCAGCCTCCCCCTTTTCCAGGGAATGCAAAGACATACTGCCGTGCAGCGAGCGCAGATCCAGGAAAAAGAAATCGCGCTGCAGCGGGAAAACGCCAGGCGTGCCGCGAAAAACGAAATCCAGTCTGCCAGGGAATCCATCCGGCAGGCGCTTGAAACCGAAGAAGCCCGGATAAAGGCCCTTCGGCAGGCCCGGCGCGGATATGAAATAGCCAATACCCGCCTCGATCAGGGGATCGGGAGCCAGCTCGACGTAACCAACGCCGAGATCCAATACCGGGAAGCCGAGCTCAATTATGCCGTGATGGTCTTTAATTATCTGCGCGCCAAAGCCAGATATGATCAGGCACTTGGTATGGTACCATTTGTTGATAAAACCACAAATCCGATTGAAGAAGGACAATAA
- a CDS encoding efflux RND transporter periplasmic adaptor subunit — MRKTYLTYTILFTLLAGLIGCGNSTPPQEDAAVKTVNVETVTIQPREFSSYLRLVGTTEAANDVRLSAEANGRILRYEVDKGDFVRSGDLIAKIDNAQLREERDRLQSATEQARQVYLRQKKVWEEDSIGSEIQYLNAKYNYQQSKSALQGIEVQLQNTEVKAPFDARIEDILTEAGEMAAVGTPLVRLIASDIIKITAGVPARYANSVTPEKHVKIWFDTQVQDTLEGDLTFVGNSIDQQSRTFEIEIVLPNDAHRYKIGMLANLRLRTLHRPNSVVVGEEFVYESENARHVYVVNNTDSGEPIASKRRVQLGPRQQNNVLVESGLEMGERLITVGSSFLEDGMRINVVSER; from the coding sequence GTGCGAAAGACATATTTGACATACACGATTCTATTCACCTTGCTTGCCGGTCTTATCGGGTGCGGAAACAGTACGCCCCCCCAGGAGGATGCCGCCGTTAAAACGGTCAATGTGGAAACCGTGACGATACAGCCCAGAGAATTTTCCAGTTATCTCCGCCTGGTTGGCACGACCGAAGCTGCCAATGATGTACGGCTGTCAGCGGAAGCAAACGGACGTATCTTGCGGTACGAAGTGGATAAAGGAGATTTCGTCAGGTCCGGTGATCTTATAGCAAAAATTGACAATGCCCAACTCCGGGAGGAACGGGACCGGCTGCAATCGGCAACTGAGCAAGCACGCCAGGTATATCTCCGCCAGAAGAAGGTCTGGGAGGAAGATAGTATCGGGTCCGAGATCCAGTATTTGAACGCAAAATATAATTACCAGCAGAGTAAATCGGCGCTACAGGGCATCGAAGTCCAGCTACAAAACACTGAAGTCAAAGCCCCTTTTGATGCACGGATTGAAGATATACTCACCGAAGCGGGTGAAATGGCCGCAGTAGGCACGCCCCTGGTTCGGCTTATTGCATCAGATATCATAAAAATTACAGCCGGGGTTCCCGCCAGATACGCGAATTCCGTTACCCCTGAAAAACATGTCAAAATTTGGTTCGATACCCAGGTACAAGATACCCTGGAAGGTGACCTCACCTTTGTTGGCAACAGTATTGACCAGCAGAGCCGAACCTTCGAAATCGAAATTGTATTACCAAACGATGCCCATCGCTACAAAATCGGGATGCTGGCAAATCTCCGGCTCCGGACCCTCCATCGTCCCAATTCAGTTGTCGTAGGTGAAGAATTTGTATATGAATCCGAAAACGCACGCCATGTATACGTTGTGAATAACACTGATTCCGGAGAACCAATCGCCAGCAAACGCCGAGTTCAGCTTGGTCCACGACAACAGAACAATGTACTGGTAGAGTCCGGGCTGGAGATGGGTGAGCGCCTCATCACCGTAGGCTCCTCCTTCCTGGAAGACGGGATGCGTATCAATGTAGTCTCCGAACGATAA
- a CDS encoding aminodeoxychorismate/anthranilate synthase component II has protein sequence MILLIDNYDSFTYNLAQYIGTQTSRLEVVRNDQISIDEIRELDPEKIVISPGPGRPENAGILVEVLQKISPEVPTLGICLGHQAIATAYGGKVIRAPQIIHGKTSTIRHNEDGVFRNIPTPFQATRYHSLLVERESLPESLRITATTEEDNLIMGMEHTDYPICGMQFHPESIITEHGMQLVTNFIEAEI, from the coding sequence ATGATCCTGCTCATCGACAATTACGATTCGTTTACCTATAACCTGGCGCAGTATATCGGGACGCAGACGTCTAGGCTAGAGGTTGTACGCAATGACCAGATTTCCATCGATGAAATCCGCGAACTCGATCCTGAAAAGATCGTGATTTCCCCGGGGCCCGGACGGCCGGAAAATGCCGGTATATTAGTGGAAGTCTTGCAAAAAATAAGTCCGGAGGTGCCGACGCTGGGCATCTGTCTGGGGCACCAGGCCATCGCCACCGCGTACGGCGGAAAAGTCATCCGCGCACCGCAGATCATCCATGGAAAAACCTCGACTATCCGACATAATGAAGACGGCGTCTTCAGGAATATTCCGACGCCGTTTCAGGCGACGCGGTATCATTCACTCCTGGTGGAGCGCGAATCGCTGCCAGAGTCGCTTCGGATTACCGCCACCACAGAAGAAGATAATCTCATCATGGGGATGGAGCACACCGATTATCCCATCTGTGGGATGCAGTTTCACCCGGAATCCATCATCACCGAACACGGCATGCAACTGGTAACAAACTTTATCGAGGCAGAGATATGA
- a CDS encoding peptidase S9 yields MNKRTFFLLIILAVISLAWIAPKSINAQYFGRNKVQYEDFSFKVLKTEHYKVYHYPSESEAVFDAAHMLERWYTRYAGFFDYEIPPYQPVILYANHADFQQTNVISGQISQGTGGVTEGYQNRMVIPLTGVGKDDNHVLGHELVHAFQYKLIVASGNRLSDSRRLPTWLVEGMAEYLSVGGDNALTAMWMRDAVLNEDVPTISQVMRNRKYFPYRYGHALWAYIAGRLGDPIVKQLFLGVLENGWNRGIEQVVGISSDSLSTDWKQAIREKYKPQIEGRTKPDSTGKRLITGEGGMNMVPTLSPDGKYLAYISQRELFSLDLFLADAETGEVIRQLTSSSTNAHFDALRFMNSAGAWSPDSKKFAFVVIKDGDNAVSVVNVQNNKILKTITFDSIDGITHLSWAPSGDQLVISGTSGGISDLYLHNLDSGETTQLTDTRYAEIQPAWSPDGNLIAFATDRGPATNLDEYRFSDMKIGILEIENGTVETLSMGENVKHINPDFGPEGNLYFIADPDGYSNIYRYEVASGQFYQITNTATGISGLTERSPALSVAQNTGKLAFNVFSKTDYQIHTLSADESQGRIAEDISRQRLSTVTLPPDESLKASLVDNFLADQKSGLPVTPDFSVSDYQPSLRLLRAGQTSIGLSVDQFGAGIGGGVNFVFSDMLGNHLLAVNARAQGTFKDLGGQAIYRNRDNRWNWGLGVGHIPYKTSQAMEGVDTVTVNDEQILARELTIFRRRIYTDRISGILEYPLSRNRRWEFGGGYTRISYDLEAERYLLQGNTILSRETESLETPDPLNLGNVFAAFVGDFSYFGYTGPVNGRRYRFEVEPNLGTLTYLTVTADYRHYFFWQPFTFAFRALHYGRYLGDAENDRMSPLVIGQETLVRGYSPSTFNYEDCRSAGGTGECPEFSRLLGSRIGVMNAEIRVPLFGSERFGLIDFSFLPTTLIGFADAGIAWNSNEKPVLEIAEHSTERVPVFSSGVGARINLFGYLIGQIYYAYPFQRPEKGAHWGFVLSQGW; encoded by the coding sequence ATGAATAAAAGAACGTTTTTTCTCCTGATTATTCTGGCGGTCATTTCGCTTGCCTGGATAGCACCGAAATCGATTAATGCCCAGTATTTTGGCCGAAACAAGGTGCAGTATGAAGATTTCTCCTTTAAAGTTCTGAAAACCGAACACTATAAAGTCTATCATTATCCCAGCGAATCGGAGGCGGTATTTGATGCAGCACATATGCTGGAGCGCTGGTACACGCGATATGCCGGTTTCTTTGATTATGAGATTCCCCCGTACCAACCGGTTATCCTCTATGCAAATCATGCGGATTTCCAACAAACCAATGTCATAAGCGGGCAAATTTCCCAGGGGACTGGTGGAGTGACCGAAGGGTACCAAAACAGGATGGTAATTCCGCTGACCGGTGTGGGGAAGGACGATAATCATGTCCTGGGACACGAATTAGTCCACGCATTTCAATATAAACTTATTGTTGCAAGTGGTAATCGGCTCTCTGATTCTCGTCGGCTGCCAACCTGGCTGGTTGAAGGAATGGCTGAGTATCTGTCCGTTGGAGGGGATAACGCCCTGACCGCAATGTGGATGCGGGACGCAGTTCTTAACGAAGATGTGCCGACCATTTCCCAGGTGATGCGGAACCGAAAGTACTTTCCGTATCGATACGGTCATGCCTTATGGGCCTATATTGCTGGCCGACTGGGCGATCCTATTGTCAAACAGCTGTTCCTTGGCGTGTTGGAAAACGGATGGAATCGCGGCATTGAACAGGTGGTCGGTATTTCGAGCGATTCGCTGTCCACAGACTGGAAACAGGCCATCCGGGAAAAATACAAGCCGCAAATAGAGGGGCGGACGAAGCCAGATAGCACTGGCAAGCGGTTGATTACCGGCGAGGGTGGAATGAATATGGTTCCGACACTCAGTCCGGATGGAAAATATCTGGCGTATATTTCCCAGCGGGAATTATTCAGTTTGGACCTCTTCCTCGCCGATGCCGAAACGGGTGAAGTGATCCGGCAACTGACCAGTTCCAGTACCAATGCTCACTTCGATGCACTCCGGTTTATGAATTCTGCCGGAGCCTGGTCACCTGATTCAAAAAAATTTGCCTTTGTTGTAATTAAAGATGGGGATAATGCCGTCTCGGTCGTGAACGTTCAAAACAATAAAATCCTTAAAACTATTACCTTTGATTCCATAGATGGGATTACGCATTTATCCTGGGCGCCCTCAGGAGACCAGCTTGTCATCTCGGGCACATCCGGCGGTATCAGCGATCTCTATTTACACAATTTAGATTCCGGAGAAACTACCCAGCTGACCGATACCCGGTACGCAGAAATTCAGCCCGCCTGGTCGCCTGACGGAAACTTAATCGCCTTCGCGACGGACCGTGGACCGGCAACAAATCTGGACGAATATCGGTTTAGTGATATGAAGATCGGAATCCTGGAGATAGAAAACGGCACCGTGGAGACGCTTTCCATGGGAGAAAATGTGAAACACATTAATCCCGACTTTGGCCCGGAAGGTAACCTCTACTTTATCGCAGATCCGGACGGCTACAGCAATATATATCGCTACGAAGTTGCGTCGGGACAGTTCTACCAAATCACGAATACTGCCACCGGTATAAGCGGTTTAACAGAACGTTCTCCTGCATTATCAGTTGCCCAAAACACCGGGAAATTAGCTTTTAATGTGTTTTCCAAGACCGATTACCAGATCCATACATTGTCCGCCGATGAAAGTCAGGGGCGAATTGCGGAAGACATATCCCGGCAGCGACTTTCAACAGTCACCTTGCCACCGGATGAATCATTAAAGGCCAGCCTTGTTGATAATTTTCTGGCCGATCAGAAGTCCGGATTGCCAGTCACCCCCGATTTTAGTGTCAGCGACTATCAACCATCTTTACGACTTCTGCGAGCCGGGCAAACGTCTATCGGCCTGTCCGTGGATCAGTTTGGTGCCGGAATTGGCGGTGGGGTAAACTTTGTATTTAGCGATATGCTCGGGAATCACTTGCTTGCAGTTAATGCCCGTGCTCAGGGAACATTTAAGGACCTGGGTGGGCAGGCTATTTACCGAAATCGGGATAATCGATGGAATTGGGGCTTAGGAGTCGGTCACATCCCATACAAGACGAGCCAGGCTATGGAAGGGGTGGATACCGTTACCGTCAACGATGAACAGATACTGGCCAGGGAACTCACCATATTTCGCAGACGAATTTATACCGACAGAATCAGCGGTATACTGGAATATCCGTTGTCACGAAATCGTCGCTGGGAGTTTGGAGGCGGGTACACCCGGATTAGCTATGACCTCGAAGCAGAGAGATACCTTTTGCAGGGAAATACAATTCTTTCCCGGGAGACGGAATCTCTGGAAACACCTGATCCATTAAATCTGGGGAATGTCTTTGCCGCCTTCGTAGGCGACTTTTCTTATTTCGGGTATACCGGCCCTGTCAACGGCCGGCGGTATCGGTTTGAAGTTGAGCCAAATCTCGGAACGCTCACCTATTTAACCGTGACAGCCGATTACCGCCATTACTTCTTCTGGCAACCGTTTACTTTTGCCTTCCGGGCGTTACACTACGGCCGGTATCTTGGTGATGCCGAGAACGATCGAATGTCTCCCCTGGTTATCGGACAGGAAACCCTGGTTCGGGGGTATTCACCGTCCACGTTTAATTATGAAGATTGTCGGAGCGCCGGTGGTACCGGTGAATGTCCGGAATTTAGCCGATTGTTGGGGAGCCGTATCGGGGTGATGAACGCGGAAATTCGTGTTCCACTCTTCGGTAGCGAACGATTCGGGTTAATTGACTTCAGTTTTCTCCCAACGACACTTATTGGATTCGCCGATGCCGGTATCGCATGGAACAGTAACGAAAAACCCGTTTTGGAGATTGCTGAGCACTCTACAGAGCGTGTGCCGGTCTTTAGTAGTGGAGTGGGAGCACGGATTAACCTGTTCGGTTATTTAATAGGTCAGATCTATTACGCCTATCCATTTCAACGACCAGAGAAAGGAGCCCATTGGGGTTTTGTTCTCTCCCAGGGATGGTAA
- the trpE gene encoding anthranilate synthase component I, whose amino-acid sequence MMTFEQFQRYAKEYTAIPVYKKVLSDLLTPVSAYLRLSKKSTHSVLLESVEEGKQLARYSYIGRDPQVILQHTAGMTTVSKDGNTTMVNERYLDVLREYAGEYQVPKISEIPVFAGGWIGYLGYETITWIENIPTYSPQEDDVPDAVFMLFETLIAFDHVKRETIISHNVKIDRERDLREQYDEAIAVIDEILEDLHTEIEYEAPVTSRNGHVESNMSQEQFESAVEQAKEYVRAGDVYQLVLSQRFQRETGANPFTIYRALRSVNPSPFMFYFNIDDFNIIGASPEVLVKVEDNEMEVRPIAGTRPRGDTVEEDDNYATELLSDEKERAEHLMLVDLARNDVGMVCEYGSVDVQQYMEVERYSHVMHIVSDVRGQIRDEYDAYDALMAGFPAGTVTGAPKIRAMEIIRELEPTRRGIYSGAVGYIDFHDNVTTCITIRTLLMKDQTVYFQSGAGIVYDSVPEKEFTETENKAMAIMRAIDFAEQGLQ is encoded by the coding sequence ATGATGACATTTGAACAGTTTCAACGTTATGCGAAAGAGTACACCGCAATCCCGGTATATAAAAAAGTACTCTCCGATCTGTTGACCCCCGTCTCGGCGTATCTCAGGCTGTCTAAAAAATCGACTCATTCCGTACTACTCGAATCTGTGGAAGAAGGCAAGCAATTGGCGCGTTACTCCTATATCGGCAGAGATCCACAGGTTATCCTGCAGCACACTGCAGGCATGACCACTGTTTCCAAAGATGGAAATACCACCATGGTCAATGAACGATATCTGGATGTCCTGCGGGAATATGCCGGGGAATATCAGGTGCCGAAAATTAGCGAGATTCCAGTATTCGCCGGCGGCTGGATCGGCTATCTCGGCTACGAGACCATCACGTGGATTGAAAATATTCCGACCTATTCTCCCCAGGAGGATGACGTGCCCGACGCCGTCTTTATGTTATTTGAAACACTTATCGCGTTCGACCACGTGAAGCGGGAGACCATCATTAGTCATAACGTGAAGATCGACCGGGAGCGGGATCTCCGGGAACAATACGATGAAGCGATTGCCGTCATCGATGAAATTTTGGAAGATCTCCACACGGAGATCGAATACGAAGCGCCGGTCACCAGCCGGAACGGCCACGTCGAATCAAACATGTCCCAGGAGCAGTTTGAGAGTGCCGTTGAACAGGCGAAGGAATACGTAAGAGCAGGCGATGTCTATCAGTTGGTGCTGAGCCAGCGATTCCAGCGGGAGACGGGAGCGAACCCGTTCACCATTTATCGTGCCCTCCGGAGTGTGAACCCTTCACCGTTTATGTTCTATTTCAATATCGACGATTTTAACATCATTGGCGCATCGCCTGAAGTACTGGTCAAGGTTGAGGACAATGAGATGGAAGTCCGCCCGATTGCCGGGACGCGTCCTAGAGGTGACACCGTCGAAGAAGATGACAATTACGCCACCGAGCTTCTGTCGGACGAAAAGGAGCGTGCCGAACACCTGATGCTGGTGGATCTTGCGAGAAACGACGTGGGCATGGTCTGTGAGTACGGCTCGGTTGATGTGCAACAATACATGGAGGTTGAGCGCTATAGTCACGTGATGCACATCGTGAGTGACGTCCGGGGGCAAATTCGCGACGAATACGATGCATACGATGCCCTCATGGCGGGATTTCCGGCGGGTACGGTAACCGGCGCGCCGAAGATCCGGGCTATGGAGATCATTCGGGAACTAGAGCCGACCCGACGGGGCATTTACTCCGGCGCTGTGGGCTATATCGACTTCCACGATAACGTCACCACCTGTATCACCATCCGGACGCTGCTCATGAAAGACCAGACGGTCTACTTCCAGAGTGGCGCGGGCATTGTGTACGATTCCGTGCCGGAGAAGGAATTCACCGAAACTGAGAATAAGGCGATGGCCATCATGCGCGCCATCGATTTTGCCGAACAGGGACTCCAATGA
- a CDS encoding TetR/AcrR family transcriptional regulator — MNTKARKSREKELRRNALLDAAEEVIFSKGIEHATMDEIAEKAEFSKGTLYYYFNDKTDLYLAINNRGLTILTEQFASVIAEDRTGLKMVKRLGEVYLRFVREYPDYFHTFMYHENSDILVNQSSKMANKCENMGKKAFTFAVRAFQIGIQDGTINSAYQPERLALQFWGSLRGIMQLFYYHSDAENDRIFENEDLEVEPMFNDFISIFLRGIQNQNNNN; from the coding sequence ATGAATACCAAAGCACGTAAATCCCGGGAAAAAGAATTACGACGAAATGCTCTGCTGGATGCCGCTGAAGAGGTCATTTTCTCCAAGGGTATTGAGCATGCAACGATGGATGAGATTGCCGAAAAGGCGGAATTCAGCAAAGGTACCCTGTATTACTATTTCAATGACAAGACTGATCTGTATCTGGCCATCAATAATCGGGGATTGACGATCCTGACTGAACAGTTTGCATCCGTTATTGCGGAAGATCGTACCGGACTTAAGATGGTAAAGCGCCTCGGTGAGGTATATCTCCGCTTCGTCCGGGAATATCCTGACTATTTTCACACCTTTATGTATCATGAGAACTCGGACATCCTTGTGAACCAGTCAAGTAAAATGGCAAATAAGTGCGAAAACATGGGTAAAAAGGCGTTCACCTTCGCAGTGCGGGCATTCCAGATCGGGATTCAGGACGGCACCATCAACAGCGCATATCAGCCGGAACGGCTTGCTCTTCAATTTTGGGGTAGCCTCAGGGGGATCATGCAACTTTTTTACTATCATTCCGATGCAGAAAATGACCGGATCTTCGAGAACGAAGACTTAGAGGTCGAGCCAATGTTTAACGATTTTATCAGTATTTTTTTACGCGGCATACAAAACCAAAACAACAATAACTAG